The following DNA comes from Spirulina major PCC 6313.
TTGATGATGGTGGATCACTACTTTCCCTCATTCATGAAAGTGATCTATGGAGATGCAGATCCCGCCGAGATCCTTGATGATCTCGATGATGAATTTGACGACGAATTCGACGATGAATTTGATGATGATGACCTCCAAAACAGTGATCATCAGCACTTTGATCCCCATGATTTGAATTAACGCCACCGACAGCACCCAAACACCGCCATCCTCAATCTTGACTCTCCTATTCACCTATTCTCCCCACAAAGACCATGGCTAAAACAGTTGTTATTGATCCCGTCACTCGCATTGAAGGTCACGCCAAAATCTCGATCTTTCTCGATGATGCGGGCGAAGTTGAAAATGCGCGATTCCATGTGGTGGAATATCGCGGCTTTGAAAAATTTTGCGAAGGTCGGCCCTTTACCGAAATGGCGGGGATCACGGCGCGAATTTGCGGCATTTGTCCCGTGAGTCATTTACTCGCCGCCGCGAAAACGGGCGATAAACTCCTCGCGGTGCAAGTGCCGATCGCTGGGGAAAAACTCCGCCGCCTGATGAATTTGGGGCAGATTATTCAATCCCATGCCCTTTCATTTTTCCACCTCAGCAGCCCGGATTTTCTCCTCGGTTGGGATAGTGACCCGGCGAAGCGGAATGTGTTTGGGCTGATTGCCGCTGATCCGGACTTGGCGCGGGCGGGGATTCGGCTGCGGCAGTTTGGCCAGACGGTGATTGAAAAATTAGGGGCGCGGAAAATTCACGCCGCCTGGACGGTTCCGGGGGGGGTACGATCGCCCCTCTCCGCAGAAGGTCGCCAATGGATTTGCGATCGCCTCCCGGAATCCCTCGACACCACCCGCACCGCCCTGCGGATCTTCAAAGACCTCCTCGATCGCTTCCACACCGAAACCGAACAGTTCGGCAAATTTCCTTCCCTCTTTATGAGCCTCGTCGCCCCCAACGGCGATTGGGAACATTACGGCGGCGCGATCCGCTTCAAAGACAGCGAGGGCAACATCATCGCCGATGGCCTCAGCGAAGACGATTACCAAGACTATTTAGGCGAAGCTGTTGAACATTGGTCCTATCTGAAATTCCCCTACTACAAGCCCCTGGGCTATCCTGACGGCATCTATCGCGTTGGCCCCTTGGCGCGGGTGAACAATTGCGATCGCTTCGGAACCCCCGAAGCCGATGCCGAACTCGCCGAATTCCGTCAACGGGCCGGGGCGATCGCTACCTCCTCCTTTCTCTATCACTACGCTCGCCTCTTGGAAATCCTGGCCTGCTTAGAACGAGTTCAGCGTCTCATGGATGACCCGGATATGATGAGCGATCGCGTTCGTGCCAAAGCTGACATCAATCAAACCGTGGGCATCGGGGTCAGCGAAGCCCCACGGGGAACCCTCTTCCACCACTACCAAGTAGACGAAAACGGCCTCCTCGAAAAGGTCAACCTAATCATCGCCACAGGCCAAAACAACCTGGCGATGAACCAAACCGTCACCCAAATCGCCAAACACTACATCCACGGCAACGAAATCCCCGAAGGCATGCTTAACCGCGTCGAAGCCGGAATCCGCTGCTTTGACCCCTGCCTCAGTTGCTCCACCCATGCGGCGGGCCAAATGCCCCTCCATGTGCAACTGCTGCGCCCCGACGGTTCCGTCCTCGATGAGGTGTACCGCGACTAAGGGCGATCGCGCCTGAACCGCTCCCGCTCATCCCGAATCAGGTGAACCCCAGCGAATTCACTGGATAGCATCAATAGCAACTCAAGCCAGAAACCCTCTGAATTCAGAGGGTTTCTGGCATTCTGCTCAAGAGCCATCCCGGTGATCCACCCCACCAGAAATCACCCCGAATCACCAGCTTTATTTTGAGGGAGTTTCACCCGGTGGAAGCAACCCCATTTGAATGGCCCAGATCGCAGCCTGGGTGCGATCGCGCACCTCTAATTTTTGCAAAATCGTATGGACATGAACACGCACCGTTCCAGGCGCAATATAAAGAGCATCAGCAATCTCCCGATTGCTCTTGCCATGGGCGACTAAGGACAAAATTTCCTGTTCTCGTTTCGTTAAAGGATTCGTCGCCGCCGTTGATGACTCCTCAGTCACAAGGGGGGATGCTTGCTGAAACACCGATTGAATTTCCTGGGACGCGATCTCATCCCACCACGATGCCCCCACTGCCACCGATCGAATTGCCAAGATGAGAACTTCGGCGGCCACCCCCTTGACACAATAGCCCTGGGCCTGGGCTTCAATTAAACGGTTAATCAAGGTAGGCTGGGAATGAGACGTGAGAATTAAAATAGGCAATTTGGGCTGAAGTTGTTTAATTTGGCGGCAGGTTTCGATACCGCCAATACCCGGCAACCCCACATCTAAAATCACCATGTCAAAAACCTGTTGATGAACAAAGGCGATCGCCGTTTCCCCATCTTCGGCCTCAGCCACAATCTCTAAACTAGGTTCCTGGGTGAGCCGGGTCACCAACCCTAACCGGAACAGTTCATCATCTTCAACCAAAAGAATTCGGATTGGCGAGAGCGACATCGGAAACTATCCATAACACCAGGGCATGATTTGAGGGTGAAGCTCGGCAAAGGATGAGAAACATCACAATTCGATCGGCACCCAAAAGGCAACAACAGCCCCGCGAGGCGATCGCTGCTCTGCCCATATTTTACCGCCATGGGCTTCAATAATCTGACGACTGAGGTAAAGCCCTAAACCCGCCCCTTTCGCTTGGCGATCGCCGTTCCCTTGATAAAACCGCTCAAATAAATGGGGTAAATCATGCTCAGAGATGCCCTGTCCTTCATCTAATATTTGCACCTGATAAACATTGTTTTTAAGAGCAATAAAAATCTCTACTTTTCGCCCGCGTAGAGAATGGTGAATCGCATTCGTAATTAAATTATTAAACACGCGGTGTAGCTGAAACGCATCCCCATTAATCCAATAGGCTTGGCGAAAATCAGAGTCACCTTGACGCAGACATAAATGAACTTGTCGAGACGTTGCGAGGGGGGTTAATTGCAAAATCACCTCTTCCGCAATATTCGTGAGATTCACAATGCTGCGGTGGAGTTGTAACCCATTCAGATCATTCCGGTAAATATCCATCAGCATTTCGACCAGTTGCAAGGTCATGCGATGGCTGCGGATCATAATGGCGATCGCCCGTTGTTGAGCGGTGTTGATCGTGCCAAACTGTCCAGCCTGAAACGCATTGAGGGTTTCAATCGCTCCTAAAAGAGGCGTTTTTAAGTCATGGGTCAGCTTCGGTCTCACACTATGTTGATATGGGAAGCATCCCAGTGATGCAACCCCAGCAAAAGACTAGCCTGTGAACCCTGTTTAGTGGTTGCAGGAGAATACGCATTGTAGAGAACCGCTAGTCTTAATGCAGCAACCCAAGCGCAGGAAATTCGATCGCTCTGGCCAGAGATGGACTACCGCCCTTCCTCTGCTAAAGTGCTCCGAGATTCGACGACGAAATCACGGTAGAAGAAGGCGCGATCGCTCCCTTTTAACGCATTGCTCAAATCAAAGCGGGGCGTAATGTGATCGTACAGTGCCGGCGGACAGCGGCGCGGCACAAACAAATTCCAATAGGCCCAGCGTCCCCCTAGTTGACTCCGAGCCGCAATTTGCGCCAAGGTGCGGGCGTGGTTTGCCGCTGACATATATTCAAAAATATTGCTGAGGTTGAAGCGATCAATCGGGGGGCAATCGGGGCGATCTAGATATTCTTCCACGGCGCAGCAATGCCATTCGAGGCGATCGAGGTGGGCGCGGATCGGCTCG
Coding sequences within:
- a CDS encoding Ni/Fe hydrogenase subunit alpha translates to MAKTVVIDPVTRIEGHAKISIFLDDAGEVENARFHVVEYRGFEKFCEGRPFTEMAGITARICGICPVSHLLAAAKTGDKLLAVQVPIAGEKLRRLMNLGQIIQSHALSFFHLSSPDFLLGWDSDPAKRNVFGLIAADPDLARAGIRLRQFGQTVIEKLGARKIHAAWTVPGGVRSPLSAEGRQWICDRLPESLDTTRTALRIFKDLLDRFHTETEQFGKFPSLFMSLVAPNGDWEHYGGAIRFKDSEGNIIADGLSEDDYQDYLGEAVEHWSYLKFPYYKPLGYPDGIYRVGPLARVNNCDRFGTPEADAELAEFRQRAGAIATSSFLYHYARLLEILACLERVQRLMDDPDMMSDRVRAKADINQTVGIGVSEAPRGTLFHHYQVDENGLLEKVNLIIATGQNNLAMNQTVTQIAKHYIHGNEIPEGMLNRVEAGIRCFDPCLSCSTHAAGQMPLHVQLLRPDGSVLDEVYRD
- a CDS encoding response regulator, yielding MSLSPIRILLVEDDELFRLGLVTRLTQEPSLEIVAEAEDGETAIAFVHQQVFDMVILDVGLPGIGGIETCRQIKQLQPKLPILILTSHSQPTLINRLIEAQAQGYCVKGVAAEVLILAIRSVAVGASWWDEIASQEIQSVFQQASPLVTEESSTAATNPLTKREQEILSLVAHGKSNREIADALYIAPGTVRVHVHTILQKLEVRDRTQAAIWAIQMGLLPPGETPSK